One window of the Elusimicrobium sp. An273 genome contains the following:
- the rpsJ gene encoding 30S ribosomal protein S10 translates to MAEKTEKRAHVLSQERIRIKLRSYDHRMLDASVSRIVETAQKTGAIVAGPVLLPVRIKKYTVLRSPHTDKKSREQFEMRIHKRLIDLKSPTSKTVDELMKLDLPAGVDVAIKSN, encoded by the coding sequence ATGGCTGAAAAAACAGAAAAAAGAGCTCACGTGCTGAGCCAAGAAAGAATCCGCATTAAATTGCGTTCTTATGACCATCGCATGTTGGACGCCTCGGTTTCCCGCATTGTGGAAACCGCGCAGAAAACGGGCGCCATCGTGGCGGGGCCTGTTCTGTTGCCGGTTCGGATTAAAAAGTACACCGTACTTCGCTCTCCCCATACCGACAAAAAGAGCAGAGAACAATTTGAAATGCGCATTCACAAAAGACTCATTGATCTAAAAAGTCCCACCTCTAAGACCGTGGATGAATTGATGAAACTCGATTTGCCGGCCGGTGTAGATGTGGCAATCAAAAGCAACTAA